A region from the Halosolutus gelatinilyticus genome encodes:
- a CDS encoding SPW repeat protein has protein sequence MHDERRDASEHDPDAEHDKRGDRRAVTHRDRIEYEPNPERRGRRLSTIVGLLGVWLIASTIWLDPSPSAFWNAVLVGLGLATVGAYNDYRRSKRELGSAGVAAFGAILGLWLVASPFLVGPAEGTAAQSGLRLWNEVLVGLLAFGVGTYGAFAIRSRRKAADARPTATYDRSGQ, from the coding sequence ATGCACGACGAACGGCGGGACGCGAGCGAGCACGACCCGGACGCGGAACACGACAAGCGCGGCGATCGGCGGGCGGTGACTCACCGCGACCGGATCGAGTACGAGCCGAACCCCGAGCGGCGCGGCCGGCGGCTCTCGACGATCGTCGGCCTGCTCGGCGTCTGGCTGATCGCGTCGACGATCTGGCTCGATCCCTCGCCGTCGGCGTTCTGGAACGCCGTCCTCGTCGGCCTCGGCCTGGCCACCGTCGGCGCGTACAACGACTATCGCCGATCGAAGCGAGAACTGGGCAGCGCGGGCGTCGCCGCGTTCGGCGCGATCCTCGGACTGTGGCTCGTCGCGTCGCCCTTCCTCGTCGGTCCGGCGGAGGGGACGGCGGCCCAAAGCGGACTCCGACTGTGGAACGAAGTCCTCGTCGGCCTGCTCGCGTTCGGCGTCGGCACCTACGGCGCGTTCGCGATCCGGTCGCGGCGCAAGGCGGCCGATGCCCGTCCCACGGCTACGTACGATCGAAGCGGTCAGTAA
- a CDS encoding universal stress protein → MPEPERILVPVDDSEPAREALRYAAALFPDAEFVALAVVDASSVPFIPNAADDPDASPELQESLGEADDHLDVADRIASEDGIALETQTRVGSPAQEIVDCAEDGEFDHVVIGSHGRSGVSRIVLGSVAEVVVRHSPVPVTVVR, encoded by the coding sequence ATGCCCGAACCGGAGCGGATTCTCGTCCCGGTCGACGACTCCGAGCCCGCTCGCGAGGCGCTCAGGTACGCCGCGGCTCTCTTTCCCGACGCTGAGTTCGTCGCCCTCGCGGTCGTCGACGCCTCGTCGGTGCCGTTCATCCCGAACGCGGCCGACGATCCCGACGCCAGCCCCGAACTGCAGGAGTCGCTGGGCGAGGCCGACGACCACCTCGACGTCGCCGATCGGATCGCCTCGGAGGACGGGATCGCGCTGGAGACCCAAACGCGGGTCGGATCGCCCGCACAGGAGATCGTGGACTGCGCGGAGGACGGCGAGTTCGATCACGTGGTGATCGGCAGCCACGGCCGATCGGGCGTCTCGCGGATCGTCCTCGGGAGCGTCGCGGAGGTGGTCGTCAGGCACTCGCCGGTTCCGGTGACGGTCGTGCGGTGA
- a CDS encoding sulfite exporter TauE/SafE family protein, whose product MLPVPFDPALALLLVSIAFFAGIGITTIGPGGIFVTIALYSLTTLPSSQVAGTAHATFVVTGLVGSAAYLRSGEMATGESRAIAIVLSLSSIVGALLGAQLNAIVSRSIFGLLLGGVSMAVGGIILYRERRGFNPLYELEPLERSGQVALGGLGLGLGISSGLLGIGGPVLAVPALVLVGVPMLLAVAVAQVQSIFIAVFATTGYYLQGNVLLPVAVVIGTPLLLGVVVGWKVAHAIDPERLKVALGVVLLAVGPYLAL is encoded by the coding sequence ATGCTCCCCGTGCCCTTCGATCCGGCCCTCGCCCTGCTGCTCGTCTCGATCGCCTTCTTCGCCGGCATCGGCATCACCACGATCGGCCCCGGCGGTATCTTCGTGACGATCGCGCTCTACTCGCTGACGACGCTGCCGTCGAGTCAGGTCGCCGGCACCGCGCACGCGACGTTCGTCGTGACCGGCCTCGTCGGCAGTGCGGCCTACCTCCGCTCCGGCGAGATGGCCACCGGCGAGAGCCGCGCGATCGCGATCGTGCTCAGCCTCTCGAGCATCGTCGGCGCGCTGCTCGGCGCGCAACTCAACGCGATCGTCTCGCGCTCGATCTTCGGCCTCCTGCTCGGCGGCGTCTCGATGGCCGTCGGCGGGATCATCCTCTACCGGGAGCGGCGCGGTTTCAACCCGCTGTACGAACTCGAACCCCTGGAGCGATCGGGACAGGTCGCCCTGGGCGGCCTGGGCCTGGGGCTCGGGATCTCCAGCGGCCTGCTGGGCATCGGCGGCCCCGTTCTGGCGGTCCCCGCGCTGGTGCTGGTCGGCGTCCCCATGCTGCTCGCGGTCGCCGTCGCGCAGGTCCAGTCGATCTTCATCGCCGTCTTCGCGACCACCGGCTACTACCTGCAGGGCAACGTCCTGCTGCCCGTCGCGGTCGTCATCGGCACCCCGCTCCTGCTGGGCGTCGTCGTCGGCTGGAAGGTCGCCCACGCGATCGACCCCGAGCGGCTGAAAGTCGCCCTCGGCGTCGTCCTCCTCGCCGTCGGCCCCTATCTCGCTCTGTGA
- a CDS encoding divalent metal cation transporter, translating into MEEHTAAIDVPVSKAKETIHRYGLGLLFAANIFGAGSVYILTEAGVLFGFGLLWVLPMALGVGLVMHEMSARLAADDHPLMTYITDVIGGTAAKPFAIGIAFIMQFWSVANYALAGAALVYLTPLSNLYVGIIAAAGLGISLVELRVYSRIEGVIATLVLAVFASYVVIVANLSPPIGAVALGFVPGIVRDVEYLTMIIALLGTTVYYPNFFIQTSMRHEKNWDIVSHYRRDHTVGLAAVITLSATVIIAAAIALADVELTLTAPAEPLVDTIGPWVLGVFMLAVGAASFSSATGTLFAAGFMVPQSYGLTTRFGDLHFRRTVHFLIGLSVLLAVPILAFTDFTPVSLALLMPAVNGVVGLPITALALYAAVNRYFEPTSTERAVFLAAVFLMFLTSIVTAQSLTRSILQLL; encoded by the coding sequence ATGGAAGAACACACCGCCGCGATCGACGTACCGGTCAGTAAAGCGAAAGAAACGATTCACCGATACGGGCTCGGTCTCCTGTTCGCGGCGAACATCTTCGGAGCCGGGTCCGTCTACATCCTGACCGAAGCGGGCGTCCTGTTCGGGTTCGGCCTGCTGTGGGTGCTGCCGATGGCTCTCGGCGTCGGCCTCGTGATGCACGAGATGTCGGCCCGGCTGGCCGCCGACGATCATCCGCTGATGACGTACATCACGGACGTGATCGGCGGGACGGCGGCGAAACCGTTCGCGATCGGGATCGCGTTCATCATGCAGTTCTGGAGCGTCGCCAACTACGCGCTCGCCGGGGCCGCGCTCGTCTACCTCACGCCCCTGTCGAACCTGTACGTGGGGATCATCGCCGCGGCGGGGCTCGGGATCTCACTCGTCGAACTCCGGGTCTACAGCCGCATCGAGGGCGTGATCGCGACGCTCGTGCTCGCGGTCTTCGCGTCGTACGTCGTCATCGTCGCGAACCTCTCGCCGCCGATCGGCGCCGTCGCGCTTGGATTCGTCCCCGGGATCGTCCGGGACGTCGAGTACCTGACGATGATCATCGCCCTGCTGGGGACGACGGTCTACTACCCGAACTTCTTCATCCAGACCAGCATGCGACACGAGAAGAACTGGGACATCGTCTCGCACTACCGCCGGGACCACACCGTCGGACTGGCCGCCGTCATCACGCTGAGCGCGACGGTGATCATCGCCGCGGCGATCGCGCTCGCCGACGTCGAACTGACGCTGACTGCCCCCGCCGAGCCGCTGGTCGACACGATCGGTCCCTGGGTGCTCGGCGTGTTCATGCTCGCGGTCGGCGCCGCCTCGTTCAGCAGCGCGACCGGGACGCTATTCGCCGCCGGCTTCATGGTCCCCCAGTCGTACGGCCTCACGACGCGGTTCGGCGACCTCCACTTCCGGCGCACCGTCCACTTCCTGATCGGCCTCTCCGTCCTGCTCGCGGTCCCGATTCTCGCGTTCACGGACTTCACGCCTGTCAGTCTCGCGCTCCTGATGCCCGCGGTCAACGGCGTCGTCGGGTTACCGATCACCGCCCTCGCGCTGTACGCCGCCGTGAACCGGTACTTCGAGCCCACGTCGACCGAACGCGCGGTCTTCCTCGCCGCCGTCTTCCTGATGTTCCTCACGTCGATCGTGACGGCCCAGTCGCTGACCCGATCGATCCTGCAGTTGCTCTAG
- a CDS encoding divalent metal cation transporter yields MSTSTLVDVVPGGETIHSALYRYGLGVLFAANVFGAGSVYILADTGANFAFSLLWVLPLAFLIDIALHDMSARLAVANEPLADYVVDALPIGGTSLVVSISLMSALWAVSNYAVAGAALAWLLPGLDNVIVGIVLAAGGGIAIVQLKVYDRVEAAIAAAVLAVFGSYGLLLAGLDVPWQSVAAGLQPVLRSEIGYLTAVIALLGTTVYWPNFFIQSSIQPTKEWTDIWRYRRDNAFGIATTLTIGSFVMIVSAITLAEGQMTLTGPGEPLAAILGDFALVVFVLAAFLASLTSATGTLFGAGFMIPQSFGRDTVFGDVAFRRTVIGLIAASAIVALPLLVYTGFGPVEMAIIMPAINGAIGLPITVFALIGAVNRFDDVERYENLGFLAAGIVLLAGSLLTVQSLYETIVSIL; encoded by the coding sequence ATGAGTACCTCGACGCTAGTCGACGTCGTTCCCGGGGGCGAAACGATCCACAGCGCGCTCTACAGGTACGGGCTCGGCGTCCTGTTCGCGGCGAACGTGTTCGGCGCGGGCTCGGTGTACATCCTCGCCGACACGGGCGCGAACTTCGCCTTCTCGCTGCTGTGGGTGCTCCCGCTCGCGTTCCTGATCGACATCGCGCTCCACGACATGAGCGCCCGCCTCGCCGTCGCGAACGAGCCGCTCGCGGACTACGTCGTCGATGCGCTGCCGATCGGCGGGACGTCACTCGTCGTCTCGATATCGCTGATGTCGGCGCTGTGGGCCGTCTCGAACTACGCCGTCGCGGGGGCCGCGCTCGCCTGGCTCCTACCCGGCCTGGACAACGTGATCGTCGGCATCGTCCTCGCCGCCGGCGGCGGGATCGCGATCGTCCAGCTCAAGGTCTACGATCGCGTCGAGGCGGCGATCGCGGCCGCCGTCCTCGCCGTCTTCGGTTCGTACGGCCTCCTCCTGGCGGGGCTGGACGTGCCGTGGCAATCGGTTGCGGCCGGCCTCCAGCCGGTGCTCCGGAGTGAGATCGGCTACCTCACGGCGGTCATCGCCCTGCTGGGAACGACCGTCTACTGGCCGAACTTCTTCATCCAGTCGAGCATCCAGCCGACGAAGGAGTGGACCGACATCTGGCGCTACCGCCGGGATAACGCCTTCGGCATCGCGACGACGCTCACCATCGGCAGCTTCGTGATGATCGTCTCCGCGATCACCCTCGCCGAGGGGCAGATGACGCTGACGGGCCCCGGCGAGCCGCTCGCGGCTATCCTCGGCGACTTCGCGCTCGTGGTCTTCGTGCTCGCGGCGTTCCTCGCGAGCCTCACGTCCGCGACCGGCACGCTGTTCGGCGCCGGATTCATGATTCCCCAGTCGTTCGGTCGGGACACGGTCTTTGGCGACGTCGCGTTCCGCCGGACCGTCATCGGGCTGATCGCCGCCTCCGCGATCGTCGCGCTGCCGCTGCTCGTCTACACCGGATTCGGTCCCGTCGAGATGGCGATAATCATGCCGGCGATCAACGGCGCGATCGGCCTCCCGATAACCGTCTTCGCGCTCATCGGCGCCGTCAACAGGTTCGACGACGTCGAGCGCTACGAGAACCTCGGGTTTCTCGCCGCCGGGATCGTGCTGCTGGCCGGGAGCCTCCTGACCGTCCAGTCGCTCTACGAGACGATCGTCAGCATCCTCTAA
- the gyrB gene encoding DNA topoisomerase (ATP-hydrolyzing) subunit B — translation MSQESEYGAGQIQVLEGLEAVRKRPAMYIGSTDSRGLHHLVYEVVDNSIDEALAGYCDDITVTIHEDESVSVADDGRGIPVDTHDEYDRPALEVILTVLHAGGKFDNKSYQVSGGLHGVGVSVVNALSMRLEAEVKRDGGVFRHAFEAGEPVGDMERVRDMEPDEETGTEIRFWPDDGIFETIDFSFSTLSNRLRELAFLNSGVRITLRDERETDDEGEFVAETYQYEGGIREFVEYLNETRSSMHNDVIYFDDQEQSIQVEVAMQATEELQGSIHAFANNINTREGGTHLTGFKTALTRVVNDYANENDLLSDLDENLKGEDIREGLTAVISIKHPDPQFEGQTKTKLGNSEVRGIVESAMHEGLGTYFEEHPDTAEAIVAKAVEAAKARKAAQKAEELTRRKNALESSALPGKLADCQTRDPREAELFVVEGDSAGGSAKQARDREFQAILPLFGKVLNVEKHRLDRVLENDKIRHFITAVGTGIGDEFDIEDARYQKVIIMTDADVDGAHIRTLYLTLLYRYMRPLLEAGYVYAAQPPLYRIRYRGETYDAMTEEERERIIEEECDGNPSQVQRFKGLGEMNPEQLWETTMNPENRILKQITIEDAAAADKMFSVLMGDAVEPRKQFIKDHATEADWVDI, via the coding sequence ATGTCCCAGGAAAGCGAGTACGGCGCCGGACAGATCCAGGTTCTGGAAGGCCTGGAAGCCGTCCGAAAGCGGCCGGCGATGTACATCGGCTCTACCGATTCCAGAGGACTCCACCACCTCGTCTACGAAGTGGTGGACAACTCGATCGACGAAGCGCTTGCGGGGTACTGCGACGACATCACCGTCACGATCCACGAGGACGAGTCGGTGAGCGTCGCGGACGACGGGCGCGGCATTCCCGTCGACACCCACGACGAGTACGATCGCCCCGCCCTCGAAGTCATCCTCACCGTCCTCCACGCCGGCGGGAAGTTCGACAACAAGTCCTACCAGGTCTCCGGGGGCCTCCACGGGGTCGGCGTGAGCGTGGTGAACGCGCTCTCGATGCGACTCGAGGCGGAGGTCAAACGCGACGGCGGCGTCTTCCGCCACGCGTTCGAGGCCGGCGAACCGGTCGGCGACATGGAGCGGGTCCGCGACATGGAGCCGGACGAGGAGACCGGAACCGAGATCCGGTTCTGGCCCGACGACGGCATCTTCGAGACGATCGACTTCTCGTTCTCGACACTGTCGAACCGGCTCCGGGAACTGGCCTTCCTCAACTCCGGCGTTCGCATCACGCTCCGCGACGAGCGTGAGACGGACGACGAGGGCGAGTTCGTCGCGGAGACCTACCAGTACGAGGGCGGGATCCGCGAGTTCGTCGAGTACTTGAACGAGACCCGGTCGTCGATGCACAACGACGTCATCTACTTCGACGATCAGGAGCAGAGCATCCAGGTCGAGGTCGCGATGCAGGCGACCGAAGAGCTCCAGGGTTCGATTCACGCCTTCGCCAACAACATCAACACGCGCGAGGGCGGCACCCACCTGACCGGGTTCAAGACCGCGCTCACACGCGTCGTCAACGACTACGCCAACGAGAACGACCTCCTCTCGGATCTCGACGAGAACCTCAAGGGTGAGGACATCCGCGAGGGGCTCACCGCGGTGATCTCGATCAAACACCCCGACCCGCAGTTCGAGGGCCAGACGAAGACGAAACTCGGCAACTCCGAAGTTCGCGGCATCGTCGAGAGCGCGATGCACGAGGGCCTGGGGACCTACTTCGAGGAACACCCCGACACGGCCGAGGCAATCGTCGCGAAGGCGGTCGAGGCCGCAAAGGCGCGCAAGGCCGCACAGAAGGCCGAGGAACTGACCCGACGCAAGAACGCACTGGAGTCGAGCGCACTCCCCGGCAAACTAGCGGACTGTCAGACGCGAGATCCCCGCGAGGCCGAACTGTTCGTCGTGGAGGGCGACTCCGCGGGCGGCAGCGCCAAGCAGGCCCGCGACCGGGAATTCCAGGCGATCTTGCCGCTGTTCGGCAAGGTGTTAAACGTCGAGAAACACCGCCTCGATCGCGTGCTGGAGAACGACAAGATCCGCCACTTCATCACGGCCGTCGGCACCGGCATCGGCGACGAGTTCGACATCGAGGACGCCCGGTACCAGAAGGTCATCATCATGACGGACGCCGACGTCGACGGCGCGCACATCAGGACGCTCTACCTCACGCTCCTGTACCGGTACATGCGGCCGCTGCTGGAAGCCGGCTACGTCTACGCGGCCCAGCCGCCGCTGTACCGCATCCGATATCGGGGGGAAACCTACGACGCCATGACCGAGGAGGAGCGCGAGCGGATCATCGAGGAAGAGTGCGACGGCAACCCCTCGCAGGTCCAGCGGTTCAAGGGACTCGGCGAGATGAACCCGGAGCAACTCTGGGAGACCACGATGAACCCCGAGAACCGCATCCTGAAACAGATCACGATCGAGGACGCGGCCGCGGCCGACAAGATGTTCTCCGTCCTGATGGGCGATGCCGTCGAACCGCGAAAGCAATTCATCAAAGACCACGCAACCGAAGCTGATTGGGTCGACATCTGA